Proteins encoded by one window of Ictidomys tridecemlineatus isolate mIctTri1 chromosome 7, mIctTri1.hap1, whole genome shotgun sequence:
- the Sh3bp4 gene encoding SH3 domain-binding protein 4 isoform X1: protein MAAQRIRAANSSGLPRCKSEGTLIDLSEGFSETSFNDVKVPSPSALLADTPTPFGNAKEVIAIKDYCPTNFTTLKFSKGDHLYVLDTSGGDWWYAHNTTEMGYIPSSYVQPLNYRNSTLSDSGMIDNLPDSPDEAATELDLLGGWTDDQKGCGKAHSNNPFWSGVQTNPFLNGNVPVMPSLDELTPRSTVDLLLFDTGTSSFTESSSATTNSTGNIFDELPATHGLHAEQPVKRDNPFFRSKRSYSLSELSVLQAKSEAPTTSSFFTGLKSPAPEQFQSREDFRTAWLNHRKLARSCHDLDLLGQSPGWGQTQAVETNIVYKLDSSGGAVQLPDTNISIHVPEGHVAPGETQQISMRALLDPPLELNSDKSSSISPVLEVKLSNLEVNTFLILEMKVSAEVKNDIFSKSTVGLQCLRSDLKEGPYLPIPLTYSHGDTVQVQLDNLEPCMYLAMVAHGPNILYPSTVWDFIHKKVTVGLYGPKHIHPSFKTVVTIFGHDCAPKMLLVSEVTRQAPSPAPVALHLWGKHQFLLSRPQDLKVCMFSNMTNYEVKASEQARVVRGFQVKLGKVSRLVFPITCQSPGELSDFTLRVQVKDDQEAILTQFCIQTPQPPPKSAIKPSGQRRFLKKNEVGKIILSPFAATTKYPTFQDRPVSSLKFGKLLKTVVRQSKNHYLLEYKKGDTVALLSEERIRLKGQLWTKEWYIGYYQGKVGLVHAKNVLVVGRARPSLLSGPELSTSVLLEQILRPCKFLTYIYASVRTLLMENISSWRSFADALGYGSLPLTFFCRAELDSEPERVACVLEKLKEDCNNPENKDRKSFQKELVMDPTPDSGSHPWLPGCPWDGHCPLSSLCDRSGFSCILQALLKMDCQGLVVRLIQDFVLLTTAVEVAQRWRELAEKLAKVSKQQMDAYESPHRDRNGVVDSEAMWKPAYDFLLTWSHQIGDSYRDVIQELHLGLDKMKNPITKRWKHLTGTLILVNSLDILRAAAFSPADHDDLVI, encoded by the exons ATGGCGGCCCAGCGGATCCGAGCAGCCAACTCCAGTGGCCTCCCTCGGTGCAAGTCGGAGGGGACCCTGATCGACCTGAGTGAGGGGTTTTCAGAGACCAGCTTTAATGATGTCAAAG TGCCTTCTCCCAGTGCCTTGCTGGCCGACACCCCCACCCCTTTTGGAAACGCCAAGGAAGTGATCGCCATCAAGGACTACTGCCCCACCAACTTCACCACCTTGAAGTTCTCCAAGGGCGACCACCTCTACGTCCTGGACACGTCTGGCGGGGACTGGTGGTACGCACACAACACCACCGAGATGGGCTACATCCCCTCCTCCTACGTGCAGCCCTTGAACTACCGGAACTCCACCTTGAGCGACAGCGGCATGATAGACAATCTTCCAGACAGCCCGGACGAGGCAGCCACGGAGCTGGATCTGCTCGGGGGGTGGACAGACGACCAGAAGGGATGCGGCAAAGCGCACAGTAATAACCCTTTTTGGAGCGGGGTCCAAACAAACCCTTTCCTGAATGGGAACGTGCCGGTGATGCCCAGCTTGGACGAGCTGACTCCCAGAAGCACCGTGGACCTGCTGCTGTTTGATACCGGAACATCCTCCTTCACTGAATCCAGCTCTGCCACCACCAACAGCACCGGCAACATCTTCGACGAGCTCCCGGCCACCCATGGACTCCACGCCGAGCAGCCTGTCAAACGGGACAACCCCTTCTTTAGAAGCAAGCGATCCTACAGCCTGTCCGAGCTCTCCGTCCTGCAAGCCAAGTCAGAGGCGCCCACCACGTCGAGTTTTTTCACAGGTTTGAAATCCCCTGCTCCCGAGCAGTTTCAGAGCCGGGAGGACTTTAGGACTGCGTGGCTGAACCACCGGAAGCTGGCCCGGTCTTGCCATGACTTGGATCTGCTCGGCCAGAGCCCAGGCTGGGGCCAGACACAAGCCGTGGAGACGAACATTGTGTACAAGCTGGATAGTTCTGGGGGTGCCGTGCAGCTCCCAGACACCAACATCAGCATCCACGTGCCCGAGGGCCACGTCGCCCCTGGGGAGACGCAGCAGATCTCCATGAGAGCCCTGCTGGACCCCCCGCTGGAGCTCAACAGCGACAAGTCCAGCAGCATCAGCCCCGTGCTGGAGGTCAAGCTCAGCAACCTGGAGGTGAACACCTTCCTCATCTTAGAGATGAAGGTTTCTGCTGAGGTGAAAAACGACATTTTTAGCAAAAGCACAGTAGGTCTCCAGTGTCTGAGGAGCGACTTGAAGGAAGGGCCGTACCTGCCCATCCCACTCACCTACAGCCATGGGGACACCGTCCAGGTGCAGCTGGACAACCTGGAGCCCTGCATGTACCTGGCCATGGTGGCCCACGGCCCAAACATTCTCTACCCTTCCACCGTGTGGGACTTCATCCATAAGAAGGTCACCGTGGGTCTCTACGGTCCCAAACACATCCACCCCTCCTTCAAGACGGTAGTGACCATTTTCGGGCATGACTGCGCCCCCAAGATGCTCCTGGTGAGCGAGGTCACACGGCaggcccccagccctgcccccgtGGCTCTGCATCTGTGGGGAAAGCACCAGTTCCTCCTGTCCAGGCCCCAGGACCTCAAAGTCTGCATGTTTTCCAACATGACCAACTACGAGGTCAAGGCCAGCGAGCAGGCCCGAGTGGTGAGAGGCTTCCAGGTGAAGCTGGGCAAGGTGAGCCGCCTCGTCTTCCCCATCACCTGCCAGAGCCCCGGCGAGCTCTCGGACTTCACGCTGCGGGTGCAGGTGAAGGATGACCAGGAGGCCATCCTGACCCAGTTCTGCATCCAGACGCCACAGCCTCCACCCAAGAGTGCCATCAAGCCGTCCGGGCAGAGGCGGTTTCTCAAGAAGAACGAGGTGGGGAAGATCATCCTGTCCCCGTTTGCCGCCACCACCAAGTACCCGACGTTTCAGGACCGGCCCGTGTCCAGCCTCAAGTTCGGCAAGCTGCTCAAGACGGTGGTGAGGCAGAGCAAGAACCACTACCTGCTGGAGTACAAGAAGGGGGACACGGTGGCTCTGCTCAGCGAGGAGCGCATCCGGCTGAAGGGGCAGCTGTGGACCAAGGAGTGGTACATCGGCTACTACCAGGGCAAGGTAGGCCTGGTGCACGCCAAGAACGTGCTGGTGGTCGGGAGGGCCAGGCCCAGCCTGCTCTCGGGCCCCGAGCTGAGCACCTCGGTGCTGCTGGAGCAGATCCTCCGGCCCTGCAAGTTCCTCACCTACATCTACGCCTCGGTGCGGACCCTGCTCATGGAGAACATCAGCAGCTGGCGCTCCTTCGCGGACGCTCTGGGCTATGGGAGCCTGCCGCTCACCTTCTTCTGCCGGGCGGAGCTGGACAGCGAGCCCGAGCGTGTAGCCTGTGTcctggagaagctgaaggaggattGTAACAACCCCGAGAACAAAGACCGCAAGTCCTTCCAGAAGGAGCTCGTGATG GACCCCACCCCTGACTCTGGTAGTCACCCTTGGCTCCCTGGTTGTCCCTGGGATGGACATTGTCCCCTGAGCTCTCTATGTGACAGAAGTGGATTCAGCTGCATCCTGCAG GCCTTACTGAAGATGGACTGCCAGGGCCTGGTGGTCAGGCTCATCCAGGACTTTGTGCTCCTGACCACAGCCGTGGAGGTGGCGCAGCGCTGGCGGGAGCTGGCTGAGAAGCTGGCCAAGGTCTCCAAGCAACAGATGGACGCTTACGAGTCTCCCCACCGCGACAGGAATGGGGTGGTGGACAGTGAG GCCATGTGGAAACCCGCGTATGACTTCTTGCTTACCTGGAGCCACCAGATCGGGGACAGCTACCGGGATGTCATCCAGGAACTGCACCTAGGCCTGGACAAGATGAAAAACCCCATCACCAAGCGCTGGAAGCACCTCACGGGGACGCTGATCCTGGTGAACTCGCTGGACATCCTGCGAGCAGCCGCCTTCAGCCCCGCTGACCACGATGACCTGGTCATCTGA
- the Sh3bp4 gene encoding SH3 domain-binding protein 4 isoform X2, producing MAAQRIRAANSSGLPRCKSEGTLIDLSEGFSETSFNDVKVPSPSALLADTPTPFGNAKEVIAIKDYCPTNFTTLKFSKGDHLYVLDTSGGDWWYAHNTTEMGYIPSSYVQPLNYRNSTLSDSGMIDNLPDSPDEAATELDLLGGWTDDQKGCGKAHSNNPFWSGVQTNPFLNGNVPVMPSLDELTPRSTVDLLLFDTGTSSFTESSSATTNSTGNIFDELPATHGLHAEQPVKRDNPFFRSKRSYSLSELSVLQAKSEAPTTSSFFTGLKSPAPEQFQSREDFRTAWLNHRKLARSCHDLDLLGQSPGWGQTQAVETNIVYKLDSSGGAVQLPDTNISIHVPEGHVAPGETQQISMRALLDPPLELNSDKSSSISPVLEVKLSNLEVNTFLILEMKVSAEVKNDIFSKSTVGLQCLRSDLKEGPYLPIPLTYSHGDTVQVQLDNLEPCMYLAMVAHGPNILYPSTVWDFIHKKVTVGLYGPKHIHPSFKTVVTIFGHDCAPKMLLVSEVTRQAPSPAPVALHLWGKHQFLLSRPQDLKVCMFSNMTNYEVKASEQARVVRGFQVKLGKVSRLVFPITCQSPGELSDFTLRVQVKDDQEAILTQFCIQTPQPPPKSAIKPSGQRRFLKKNEVGKIILSPFAATTKYPTFQDRPVSSLKFGKLLKTVVRQSKNHYLLEYKKGDTVALLSEERIRLKGQLWTKEWYIGYYQGKVGLVHAKNVLVVGRARPSLLSGPELSTSVLLEQILRPCKFLTYIYASVRTLLMENISSWRSFADALGYGSLPLTFFCRAELDSEPERVACVLEKLKEDCNNPENKDRKSFQKELVMALLKMDCQGLVVRLIQDFVLLTTAVEVAQRWRELAEKLAKVSKQQMDAYESPHRDRNGVVDSEAMWKPAYDFLLTWSHQIGDSYRDVIQELHLGLDKMKNPITKRWKHLTGTLILVNSLDILRAAAFSPADHDDLVI from the exons ATGGCGGCCCAGCGGATCCGAGCAGCCAACTCCAGTGGCCTCCCTCGGTGCAAGTCGGAGGGGACCCTGATCGACCTGAGTGAGGGGTTTTCAGAGACCAGCTTTAATGATGTCAAAG TGCCTTCTCCCAGTGCCTTGCTGGCCGACACCCCCACCCCTTTTGGAAACGCCAAGGAAGTGATCGCCATCAAGGACTACTGCCCCACCAACTTCACCACCTTGAAGTTCTCCAAGGGCGACCACCTCTACGTCCTGGACACGTCTGGCGGGGACTGGTGGTACGCACACAACACCACCGAGATGGGCTACATCCCCTCCTCCTACGTGCAGCCCTTGAACTACCGGAACTCCACCTTGAGCGACAGCGGCATGATAGACAATCTTCCAGACAGCCCGGACGAGGCAGCCACGGAGCTGGATCTGCTCGGGGGGTGGACAGACGACCAGAAGGGATGCGGCAAAGCGCACAGTAATAACCCTTTTTGGAGCGGGGTCCAAACAAACCCTTTCCTGAATGGGAACGTGCCGGTGATGCCCAGCTTGGACGAGCTGACTCCCAGAAGCACCGTGGACCTGCTGCTGTTTGATACCGGAACATCCTCCTTCACTGAATCCAGCTCTGCCACCACCAACAGCACCGGCAACATCTTCGACGAGCTCCCGGCCACCCATGGACTCCACGCCGAGCAGCCTGTCAAACGGGACAACCCCTTCTTTAGAAGCAAGCGATCCTACAGCCTGTCCGAGCTCTCCGTCCTGCAAGCCAAGTCAGAGGCGCCCACCACGTCGAGTTTTTTCACAGGTTTGAAATCCCCTGCTCCCGAGCAGTTTCAGAGCCGGGAGGACTTTAGGACTGCGTGGCTGAACCACCGGAAGCTGGCCCGGTCTTGCCATGACTTGGATCTGCTCGGCCAGAGCCCAGGCTGGGGCCAGACACAAGCCGTGGAGACGAACATTGTGTACAAGCTGGATAGTTCTGGGGGTGCCGTGCAGCTCCCAGACACCAACATCAGCATCCACGTGCCCGAGGGCCACGTCGCCCCTGGGGAGACGCAGCAGATCTCCATGAGAGCCCTGCTGGACCCCCCGCTGGAGCTCAACAGCGACAAGTCCAGCAGCATCAGCCCCGTGCTGGAGGTCAAGCTCAGCAACCTGGAGGTGAACACCTTCCTCATCTTAGAGATGAAGGTTTCTGCTGAGGTGAAAAACGACATTTTTAGCAAAAGCACAGTAGGTCTCCAGTGTCTGAGGAGCGACTTGAAGGAAGGGCCGTACCTGCCCATCCCACTCACCTACAGCCATGGGGACACCGTCCAGGTGCAGCTGGACAACCTGGAGCCCTGCATGTACCTGGCCATGGTGGCCCACGGCCCAAACATTCTCTACCCTTCCACCGTGTGGGACTTCATCCATAAGAAGGTCACCGTGGGTCTCTACGGTCCCAAACACATCCACCCCTCCTTCAAGACGGTAGTGACCATTTTCGGGCATGACTGCGCCCCCAAGATGCTCCTGGTGAGCGAGGTCACACGGCaggcccccagccctgcccccgtGGCTCTGCATCTGTGGGGAAAGCACCAGTTCCTCCTGTCCAGGCCCCAGGACCTCAAAGTCTGCATGTTTTCCAACATGACCAACTACGAGGTCAAGGCCAGCGAGCAGGCCCGAGTGGTGAGAGGCTTCCAGGTGAAGCTGGGCAAGGTGAGCCGCCTCGTCTTCCCCATCACCTGCCAGAGCCCCGGCGAGCTCTCGGACTTCACGCTGCGGGTGCAGGTGAAGGATGACCAGGAGGCCATCCTGACCCAGTTCTGCATCCAGACGCCACAGCCTCCACCCAAGAGTGCCATCAAGCCGTCCGGGCAGAGGCGGTTTCTCAAGAAGAACGAGGTGGGGAAGATCATCCTGTCCCCGTTTGCCGCCACCACCAAGTACCCGACGTTTCAGGACCGGCCCGTGTCCAGCCTCAAGTTCGGCAAGCTGCTCAAGACGGTGGTGAGGCAGAGCAAGAACCACTACCTGCTGGAGTACAAGAAGGGGGACACGGTGGCTCTGCTCAGCGAGGAGCGCATCCGGCTGAAGGGGCAGCTGTGGACCAAGGAGTGGTACATCGGCTACTACCAGGGCAAGGTAGGCCTGGTGCACGCCAAGAACGTGCTGGTGGTCGGGAGGGCCAGGCCCAGCCTGCTCTCGGGCCCCGAGCTGAGCACCTCGGTGCTGCTGGAGCAGATCCTCCGGCCCTGCAAGTTCCTCACCTACATCTACGCCTCGGTGCGGACCCTGCTCATGGAGAACATCAGCAGCTGGCGCTCCTTCGCGGACGCTCTGGGCTATGGGAGCCTGCCGCTCACCTTCTTCTGCCGGGCGGAGCTGGACAGCGAGCCCGAGCGTGTAGCCTGTGTcctggagaagctgaaggaggattGTAACAACCCCGAGAACAAAGACCGCAAGTCCTTCCAGAAGGAGCTCGTGATG GCCTTACTGAAGATGGACTGCCAGGGCCTGGTGGTCAGGCTCATCCAGGACTTTGTGCTCCTGACCACAGCCGTGGAGGTGGCGCAGCGCTGGCGGGAGCTGGCTGAGAAGCTGGCCAAGGTCTCCAAGCAACAGATGGACGCTTACGAGTCTCCCCACCGCGACAGGAATGGGGTGGTGGACAGTGAG GCCATGTGGAAACCCGCGTATGACTTCTTGCTTACCTGGAGCCACCAGATCGGGGACAGCTACCGGGATGTCATCCAGGAACTGCACCTAGGCCTGGACAAGATGAAAAACCCCATCACCAAGCGCTGGAAGCACCTCACGGGGACGCTGATCCTGGTGAACTCGCTGGACATCCTGCGAGCAGCCGCCTTCAGCCCCGCTGACCACGATGACCTGGTCATCTGA
- the Sh3bp4 gene encoding SH3 domain-binding protein 4 isoform X3: protein MAAQRIRAANSSGLPRCKSEGTLIDLSEGFSETSFNDVKVPSPSALLADTPTPFGNAKEVIAIKDYCPTNFTTLKFSKGDHLYVLDTSGGDWWYAHNTTEMGYIPSSYVQPLNYRNSTLSDSGMIDNLPDSPDEAATELDLLGGWTDDQKGCGKAHSNNPFWSGVQTNPFLNGNVPVMPSLDELTPRSTVDLLLFDTGTSSFTESSSATTNSTGNIFDELPATHGLHAEQPVKRDNPFFRSKRSYSLSELSVLQAKSEAPTTSSFFTGLKSPAPEQFQSREDFRTAWLNHRKLARSCHDLDLLGQSPGWGQTQAVETNIVYKLDSSGGAVQLPDTNISIHVPEGHVAPGETQQISMRALLDPPLELNSDKSSSISPVLEVKLSNLEVNTFLILEMKVSAEVKNDIFSKSTVGLQCLRSDLKEGPYLPIPLTYSHGDTVQVQLDNLEPCMYLAMVAHGPNILYPSTVWDFIHKKVTVGLYGPKHIHPSFKTVVTIFGHDCAPKMLLVSEVTRQAPSPAPVALHLWGKHQFLLSRPQDLKVCMFSNMTNYEVKASEQARVVRGFQVKLGKVSRLVFPITCQSPGELSDFTLRVQVKDDQEAILTQFCIQTPQPPPKSAIKPSGQRRFLKKNEVGKIILSPFAATTKYPTFQDRPVSSLKFGKLLKTVVRQSKNHYLLEYKKGDTVALLSEERIRLKGQLWTKEWYIGYYQGKVGLVHAKNVLVVGRARPSLLSGPELSTSVLLEQILRPCKFLTYIYASVRTLLMENISSWRSFADALGYGSLPLTFFCRAELDSEPERVACVLEKLKEDCNNPENKDRKSFQKELVMKADADIDGSPHESPRPNTGSPRAWGTRR, encoded by the exons ATGGCGGCCCAGCGGATCCGAGCAGCCAACTCCAGTGGCCTCCCTCGGTGCAAGTCGGAGGGGACCCTGATCGACCTGAGTGAGGGGTTTTCAGAGACCAGCTTTAATGATGTCAAAG TGCCTTCTCCCAGTGCCTTGCTGGCCGACACCCCCACCCCTTTTGGAAACGCCAAGGAAGTGATCGCCATCAAGGACTACTGCCCCACCAACTTCACCACCTTGAAGTTCTCCAAGGGCGACCACCTCTACGTCCTGGACACGTCTGGCGGGGACTGGTGGTACGCACACAACACCACCGAGATGGGCTACATCCCCTCCTCCTACGTGCAGCCCTTGAACTACCGGAACTCCACCTTGAGCGACAGCGGCATGATAGACAATCTTCCAGACAGCCCGGACGAGGCAGCCACGGAGCTGGATCTGCTCGGGGGGTGGACAGACGACCAGAAGGGATGCGGCAAAGCGCACAGTAATAACCCTTTTTGGAGCGGGGTCCAAACAAACCCTTTCCTGAATGGGAACGTGCCGGTGATGCCCAGCTTGGACGAGCTGACTCCCAGAAGCACCGTGGACCTGCTGCTGTTTGATACCGGAACATCCTCCTTCACTGAATCCAGCTCTGCCACCACCAACAGCACCGGCAACATCTTCGACGAGCTCCCGGCCACCCATGGACTCCACGCCGAGCAGCCTGTCAAACGGGACAACCCCTTCTTTAGAAGCAAGCGATCCTACAGCCTGTCCGAGCTCTCCGTCCTGCAAGCCAAGTCAGAGGCGCCCACCACGTCGAGTTTTTTCACAGGTTTGAAATCCCCTGCTCCCGAGCAGTTTCAGAGCCGGGAGGACTTTAGGACTGCGTGGCTGAACCACCGGAAGCTGGCCCGGTCTTGCCATGACTTGGATCTGCTCGGCCAGAGCCCAGGCTGGGGCCAGACACAAGCCGTGGAGACGAACATTGTGTACAAGCTGGATAGTTCTGGGGGTGCCGTGCAGCTCCCAGACACCAACATCAGCATCCACGTGCCCGAGGGCCACGTCGCCCCTGGGGAGACGCAGCAGATCTCCATGAGAGCCCTGCTGGACCCCCCGCTGGAGCTCAACAGCGACAAGTCCAGCAGCATCAGCCCCGTGCTGGAGGTCAAGCTCAGCAACCTGGAGGTGAACACCTTCCTCATCTTAGAGATGAAGGTTTCTGCTGAGGTGAAAAACGACATTTTTAGCAAAAGCACAGTAGGTCTCCAGTGTCTGAGGAGCGACTTGAAGGAAGGGCCGTACCTGCCCATCCCACTCACCTACAGCCATGGGGACACCGTCCAGGTGCAGCTGGACAACCTGGAGCCCTGCATGTACCTGGCCATGGTGGCCCACGGCCCAAACATTCTCTACCCTTCCACCGTGTGGGACTTCATCCATAAGAAGGTCACCGTGGGTCTCTACGGTCCCAAACACATCCACCCCTCCTTCAAGACGGTAGTGACCATTTTCGGGCATGACTGCGCCCCCAAGATGCTCCTGGTGAGCGAGGTCACACGGCaggcccccagccctgcccccgtGGCTCTGCATCTGTGGGGAAAGCACCAGTTCCTCCTGTCCAGGCCCCAGGACCTCAAAGTCTGCATGTTTTCCAACATGACCAACTACGAGGTCAAGGCCAGCGAGCAGGCCCGAGTGGTGAGAGGCTTCCAGGTGAAGCTGGGCAAGGTGAGCCGCCTCGTCTTCCCCATCACCTGCCAGAGCCCCGGCGAGCTCTCGGACTTCACGCTGCGGGTGCAGGTGAAGGATGACCAGGAGGCCATCCTGACCCAGTTCTGCATCCAGACGCCACAGCCTCCACCCAAGAGTGCCATCAAGCCGTCCGGGCAGAGGCGGTTTCTCAAGAAGAACGAGGTGGGGAAGATCATCCTGTCCCCGTTTGCCGCCACCACCAAGTACCCGACGTTTCAGGACCGGCCCGTGTCCAGCCTCAAGTTCGGCAAGCTGCTCAAGACGGTGGTGAGGCAGAGCAAGAACCACTACCTGCTGGAGTACAAGAAGGGGGACACGGTGGCTCTGCTCAGCGAGGAGCGCATCCGGCTGAAGGGGCAGCTGTGGACCAAGGAGTGGTACATCGGCTACTACCAGGGCAAGGTAGGCCTGGTGCACGCCAAGAACGTGCTGGTGGTCGGGAGGGCCAGGCCCAGCCTGCTCTCGGGCCCCGAGCTGAGCACCTCGGTGCTGCTGGAGCAGATCCTCCGGCCCTGCAAGTTCCTCACCTACATCTACGCCTCGGTGCGGACCCTGCTCATGGAGAACATCAGCAGCTGGCGCTCCTTCGCGGACGCTCTGGGCTATGGGAGCCTGCCGCTCACCTTCTTCTGCCGGGCGGAGCTGGACAGCGAGCCCGAGCGTGTAGCCTGTGTcctggagaagctgaaggaggattGTAACAACCCCGAGAACAAAGACCGCAAGTCCTTCCAGAAGGAGCTCGTGATG